The Deltaproteobacteria bacterium genomic interval ATAACAAGGGAGTCGGGGTGGACATCCTTGGTGGGAGCACCAACGCCAACTCGAACGTAGTCGATATCACCTTGGAGCAAAACATGATCGCGGGGAACGTAGTGTCGAGCGGGACCGCCGGGATTGTTGCCATTGCCGGTTTGTTCTCCTCTTCCAATAACGAGGCCACAGTGCGTATTCGTAAGGGTAGCAATTCTGCGGGCAATACGGTGAGGAACAATACCGGGCACGGTATGAGCGGCACCGCCGGGCAGGATAACAGCTCGAACAACGTGCTGACTTGGGAAGTCGAGGGCAATACCGTCGAAGGCAACCAAGGCATCGGCATCGTGGCACTTGGTGGTTTGGGGGCTTTTGGCGAGCCGACTGGAGCCAGCATGAACAACACCCTCAATGCGACGATTACTGGCAACCTTGTACGGCGGCATCCTGGGAATGGCCTCAGCATTCAAGGGGGAATCGCCAGCGTCAACGGGCGCGCGAACACGAGCGCCGATAACAACCGGATCGATGTCACGATTTCCCAAAACACGGTGGATACGTCCGGGGTGGGAATCTTCATGACTGGCGGGAGTGTCGGCGAAGCCAATGCCAACACGGTGGATGCCCAGATACAGAACAACACCATCTGCGGGAACGAGGTCGGCGATGTGCGTGTCGATGGTGCCTTTATCGGCAACCACTTTTTTCCGCCGAATACCGGAACCGGCAATCGCGTGAGCGGTGCCATCGACAACAACACTGTGACGTTCGTAACGGTGGCTGACGGTATTGCCGGGAACACTGCGGACCCGTCGCAAATTGACAACAGCGAGTGTCCGGGCGATTACGACGAGGATGGAGTACTGAATGAACTGGATCGCTGTCCAGGGACGGGGGTCAGTGCAATGGTCGATGCGAACGGGTGCACGCCGGCGCAATTGGACGAGGACAACGACGGAGTGGCGATTGCGAATGACAACTGTCCGTTGACTGCGAATCCTGACCAGCACGACATCGATTTCGACGGGCGCGGCGATGCCTGCGATGACGATAGCGACAATGACGGGATTCCCGACGGTGCCGACGGTTGCGCGCAGGGGTGGAGTCCTGGCGGCATTTCTTCCGACTTTGACGGCGATGGCATCGGAGACGACTGCGACAATTGTCTTACCGTAGTGAATCCTCTGCAAGAAGATACTGATAGCAATGGGCGCGGTGATGTGTGCGAATTGGACAGCGATTTGGAGGAGGAGAAAAAACCGAAGAAGAGCAAAACCAAACCCATTGATCCTGCCGTAACGGATAGCGATAGCGACGGCTTGACCGACGCGCGAGAAATTTTACTCAATACCGATCCCCTCAAGGCGGATTCCGACGGTGATGGACGTAGCGATGGCGCGGATAATTGCCCGCAACTGGCGAATCCGACTCAGGACAATAGCGATAACGATGCGTTTGGCGATGTCTGCGATGGCGACGACGATAACGATGGTGTCGCCGATGCTGTGGATTCCTGTCCACTCAACGCGAATCCCGGTCAGGCGGATTTGGATGGCGATGGGAAAGGGGATGTCTGCGATACCGACGCCGACGGCGACGGTTTTGCCGCTGTTTCTGCTGGTGGGCTGGATTGTGACGACCGAGCGGCTGGCACGCATCCCGGGGCGAAAGAAATTCCCGGCAATGGACGTGACGATGACTGTACTGCGACGACGCTGGATCGCCCCATTGAGTTGCTCGTCTCGGTCGAGGATCCGCTGGATACGAGCGTGACTGCCGACACCTGGCTTCCCAACGAAGGCAGAATGGCACGCATGATTGCGCAGGTAGTGGGAACTCCGGGTGGGACGCCGTCGCCAGTCTTTTCCTTACAGTTGGCGAGTACGAATCTGCCGGGGCGCTATACGAACGACACTAGCACGGATACCAGCCCGGACTACGAAGTGGTGAGTAACGTTGGCAATCAAGCCCTTGTGCGTGCGCACGACTTCGGCGGGACATTGACCGTGCAGGCGCGGGCGGACGTGACGTTGCCGGATGGGACGCGGGTCATTCTTGAGAAAGTGTTGACCTTGCCCACAGACACGGACCACGACGGGCTGCCGGATGCCTGGGAGGATCAATTTGGCGGACTCAGTCCGAGTGACGATACCGATCTGAGCAACGGCAACACGTTTGTGGGCGACGGGCTGACGGCGGTGGAGGAATATCGCGGGTTTCTGTGGGGACCTACCCTGGTCAAAGTCGGTCCCGATAGCCTCTACCAGACTCCAGTGTATGTACCGCAAGGCTCACCAGTGCATTTCCGCAGCAGTCCGTTCCGCAAAGACGTCTTTCTGAAATTCTCCGGCTACCGCGACCCGCTGCCCTTCGCGTTGGGGACGGCTTTCATCGACGATGCACACCTCGACGTCCATGTCGTGGACGCCGCGCTGATGCCGGGAGAGCTGCACATCGATGTCTTGCCCGTTGTTAACAACGTGATGGGGACTTATCAAGGAGCCAATGGTCACATCAATAAGCGTGGCGTTCGCGACTGGATATGGGATACGAAGGGCGCGAGCTCGGAAGGGACCGCCACTCAATACGGGGAACCAATAACCTATCAGATTCCAGCCGAGTTCTATTTCACTGATCGGCCGTATGCCGACACTGGCGTCCTGGGGATCTTGGAGCCTCTTTCGACCGCTGGGGTAGAGGATAAGAATGATAACGGGCAACTCGACGTGTTACTGGGTGCGAAAGAGGACGCCAACAAGAATGGCCTCCTCGATGGAGATCGTGTGGTGCAAGGAAGCTTCACGCAAGCTTTGAGCCCGCTCGATGTCGACAATGACGGTTTGGTGGAATTGCCTGTTGTCGCCGACCCGGCGGGTATCGACCCTCGCTTCGAATACACTCGGGCGCACGTCCTGATGCACACCGTCACCCACGAAGTGGGGCACGCCCTCGGGATAGCGCATAACTCGGACGCTGCATGCTTGATGTTCGAGCAAACACCCAACTGGAGCCGTGCCGGGTGCCTGAGTCTCGACTCCAAAGCGCGGATTCAGGTGCATAACGATTAGGAGGGGGAAGCGTATGGTGCAAAGAATCAATCAGCGGAGGGACTGGAAGGTGATGATGATAGTGGGTGGGGTGTTGCTCGCGGCCTGTGCGCCGCGCCCGGGCGGTCTCCCGAGGCCGGCTCAAACGCCGGTGCAGACCGTGCCAGCCAAACCAGCCCTCCACGCGGCCTACGGCAAACTGCCGTTGTCGTTCGAGGCGAACCAGGGGCAGAGCGATCCTTCGGTCCAGTTCTTGGCGCGGGGGCGCGGGTATGCGCTGTTTTTGACGCGCACCGAGGCGGTGTTGGCGCTCGAACAGGCAGCAGGCAACGGGCACCAGGCAACGCGATGCGGGGAGCGGCACGTAGGGGAGACCCCCTGTGGTCGCCCGGGAGGTGGGCAGGCACGGGGGCCTGCCCCTACAACTTCCGCCGTCATCCGTCTGCAACTCGCCCAGGCCAACCCTCAACCCCGCATGGAAGGACTGGACGCCCTGCCGGGGAAGGTCAACTACTTTCTGGGTAACGATCCGAGCCAATGGCGCACGAATGTGCCAACCTACGCCAAGGTGAAATATCGTGACGTATATCCTGGTATTGACGTGGTGTACTACGGCAACCAGGAGGGGCGGTTGGAGCATGACTTCATCGTGGCCCCGGGAGCTGACCCGAGCATGATCCAGCTCACGCTCCGTGACCAAGCCGGAGAGGAGCTGCCGCTAACAGCAGATGCCGAGGGCAACCTGCTGGTGCAAGTGGCCGATGCGACTCTGCGGCTGGGCAAGCCGGTGGTGTATCAAGAGATCGCCGGCGTGCGGCGAGAGGTCTCTGGTCACTACGCCTTGCTCGGCCTTCGGCCTTCAGCCTTCAGCCCTCAGCCCTCAGCCCTCGGCATTGCTTCCGTGGGCTTCCAACTCGCCGCCTACGACCCTGCCCGCCCGCTCATCATCGACCCGACCTTCGTCTACTCCACGTATTTAGGCGGAAGCAGCTTCGATGAAGCCTTGGCTCTTGCTGTGGATGAGAGTGGCCAAGCCTATGTGGCAGGAGGCACGCTTTCGACAAATTTTCCCACGGCGATGCCGCTGCAGGCCGCTAAGGCTGGGTCCAGCGATGCCTTTGTGGCGAAGTTGAGCGCCGATGGGCAGACCTTGCTCTATGCCACGTATCTGGGGGGGAGCAATGGCAGCGGCCAGCTTGCCTACGCTATTGCCGTCAACGGGAGCGGCCAAGCCTACGTGACCGGGAGCACTTTTTCGACAAATTTTCCCACCGTGACCCCGCTGCAGGCCGCTAAGGCTGGGTCCAGCGATGCCTTTGTGGCGAAACTGAGCGCGGACGGGGCAACCTTGCTCTATTCTACGTATTTAGGCGGAAGTGGCTTTGAAGATACCTACGCGCTGGCGCTGGATGGCGACGGCCAAGCATATGTCGCGGGGTGGACCCTTTCGACAAATTTTCCCACCGTGATGCCGCTGCAAGCCGCGAAGGCCGCGGCTGCCGATGCGTTCATAGCGAAGCTGAGTGCCGATGGCACGACCTTACTCTATTCCACCTATTTGGGGGGCAATGATGACGATCTTGCCTATGCCTTGGCGGTGGATGGCAGCGGCCGAGCTTACGTCGCTGGGCAGACATTCTCGACGGACTTTCCGATGGCGACCCCGTTGCAAGCCGCCAATGCCGGCGATTCGGATGTTTTTGTAACCAAGCTGAGTGTGGATGGCACCTCCCTCGTGTACTCTACGTATGTGGGCGGGAGTAGTGCCGAGGAGACCTATGCGCTGGCGGTAGACGGGAATGGCCAAGCCTATGTGGCTGGGCGGACCGCATCGGCGGACTTGCCCATCGTAGCGCCGCTGCAGGCCGCCAATGCCGGGAGTTGGGACATCTTCGTGATGAAGTTGAACGACGCCGGGACGATCCTCCTGTACTCCACGTATGTGGGCGGAAGCAGTGCTGACGATGCTTTCGCCATCGCACTCAACGACAGCGGTCAAGCCTGTATCGCTGGGAGGACCTCTTCGACGAATTTCCCTACGGTAGCGCCTCTGCAGGCCACAAAATCCGGGTCAGAGGATGGCTATATCGCTCAGTTAAGTGCTGATGGGACAGTTCTCTCCTTCTCTACGTATTTGGGTGGGAGCTTAAGCGATATTGTCTACGCTATTGCGCTGGATGGAAGCGGTCAGGTGTATGTTGCGGGGAGCACCCAGTCGACGGACTTTCCCACGGCGATGCCGTTCCAAGCGGTCAATGCCGGAAGTCTTGATGCCTTCATAACGAAGCTGGACATCCCGCCGGATGCAGACGGGGACGGACTGTCGGACGCGCAGGACAACTGCCCCGACATGCGCAACACGGTGCAGCTCGATGAAGACGGGGATGGATTGGGCGATGGCTGCGATACCGATCAGGACAACGACGGCGTGCCCGATAGTAGCGATAGCTGCCCAGCGGCCTGGAACCCCCTCGGGCAAAGCCTCGACCATGACAGCGATGGGGTGGCTGATGCGTGTGACAACTGTTTGTTCGTGGCCAACGCCGATCAACTCGACGCCGACCACAACGGGCGCGGGGACCTGTGTGAGGTCGACGTGGACCTCCCAGAACCCAAGAAACCCAAGCACCGCAAAGGTCGTCCGCTGGACCCGGCGGTGACCGATAGCGATGGTGACGGCTTGACCGACGCGGTGGAGGCCGCGCGGGGGCTCGCGCCCGGCAACCCCGACAGCGACGGGGATGGGGTGAACGATGGGACGGATAACTGCCCGCTGTCGGGGTTTGCCAATCCTGACCAGCAGGACACCGACCATGACACGCTGGGGGATGTCTGCGACGGCGACGATGACGGGGACTTTGTCCAGGACGCGAACGATAACTGCTCGTTGGTAGCGAACACCGATCAGCGTAATGCCGATGGCGATGACAAGGGCGATGCGTGCGACCCGGACCAGGACGGAGATGGGTTTCTGTCCGTGGCAGCCGGCGGCACCGACTGCGACGATGGCGTGGCGAGCGTGCATCCGGGGGCCACAGAGATTCCCGGCAACACGCGCGATGATGACTGCGACGCGAGCACGCTCGACCGGCAACTGGCGCTGGTGCTGGACGTGAACGATCCCAGTGACCCGGAAACAAATGCCGCCACCTGGTTGCCCACCGTCGGGCGCAGGGCGGTGCTCCTCGCACGGGTGACAGATGACCTGCATCAGAGTGTGGGCAGTCCGGTGGTGACGCTTACTCTAGGCGGCAGCAGCGCCCTACCCGGACAGTACACCAACGATGAGAATCCCGACCCGAGTCCGGACTACGTGGTGGAGAGCGGCAGCGGCAATCAGGCCGTGGTGCAAGCGCAGGATTTCGGTGGGTCGCTCATGGTCCAGGCTATGGCGAAGTTGACATTGGCGGACGGGACGCGGGTCGTGCTGCAACAGACCTTCACCTTGCCGAGTGATCGGGACCACGACGGATTACCGGATGCGTGGGAAGACCAGTTCGGGGAGCTTGATCCCGACGAAGACTTTGACACTAGCGAGGGGAACCCCTATGTGGGCGATGGGCTGACAGCCTTCGAGGAATATCGAGGCTTGGTGTGGGGGCCGCCGTTAGTGCGGGTGGAGCCGGATGCCACGTACCAGACGCCGGTGTACGTGCCGCAGGGGCCAGTGCAGCACTTTCGTGGTCATCCGTTCCGGAAAGATCTGTTTCTCACCTTCCAGAACTACAACCGGGATGCGTCCAATCCCTTCGCGCTGGGGACGGCGTTTAGCGAAGATGCGGGGCTCGACGTGCATGCGGCAGCGCTCGAAGCTGGCTTCGGAGAGGCGCATATCGACACGATCTTGGTCGAGAACGACCTCACGGGCACGTATCAAGGGGCCGATGGGCATATCAACAAGCGGGGGGTGCGGGACTGGGTCTGGGATACCAAAGGGGCCAGCGGGCAAGGGGACGCGACCACGTATGGCAGCCCGGTGACCTATCAAAAACCACTGGACGATTACTTTGCCGATCGGCCCTATATCGATGGCTCTCCTCAGGATGGTCTACTGAACTCGGTGACGGCGGCGGTGGTGGAGGATGGGAACGACAACGCGGTCTTGGATATCCGCAAGGGATTGAACGAGGACAAGATCAAGAACGGGAACTTGGATGGGGATCAATTCGTGCCGGGGCGGTTTGACGCGGCGTTCTCGGCGTTAGATCTAGACCACGACGGGAGGGTGGAGTTGCCGGTGGTGAACCTGCCGAGTCAGATCAGTCCGCAGTTCGAGTACAGCAAGGGGCAGGTGGTGATGAGTACGATCACGCACGAGGTGGGGCATGCGTTAGGGCTGATGCACAACCAAGACGCGACCTGTTTGATGTACGAGCAGTCGCCGAACTGGAGCCGGGCTGGATGTCTCAGCCCCAGCTCCAAGGCCGAAATTCAGATTCATAATGAGTAGGGGATATCCGTACTGCCTCTTGTAGAATAGAGGGCAGAAGCGCTAATAGGTTCTAACTAGGGGCAGCGGGGAAAAAAGGAGGATGAGTATGACTTCCCATTCGCGTTCTCCGCCTAGCAGAGGCAACTATGTTCCTCTGCCTCATCGGTTCTGCCGAGTCACCACATTTATCCAAAAGAGGAGAAAGGTAATGGGAAAATCGTTGTTTACCGCGAGTGTTTTCTTCGCTTTCGTGCTGACTGTTATAGTAATTTTGGATCTGTCGGTGCCGAACGGTATGGTGGCTTGGGCGGCGCCTCCTAGCCAGATGGCAGCCAGCCAGTTGCAAGGACATGCTGGAACGGCGACGCCTCAGCGGCTAACGCCGCAGTTCACTGCCGAGCCCGTGTCACCTACTGCAGAGCAACTGGCGGTGAGCGCAATGGCAGTCGCGCACGGCCGCGGACACGGCCCTACCAGCGTCGGCCAAAGCCCCGTAGCGGGTCCCCGCAGCCCCTCAACCGCCGTACCGCCGAACGCGCCCGAGACGTTCACCGTCTTCCGTAGTCGCGCGCTGGCTCCTGGCTCAGGACTGGCCCAGAGCACGATCAACGAGCCGTCGCTGGCGAACTCTGGCAAATACATCTGGTACACCGGCAACTGGTATGCTGCCCGCTCCACTAACGCTGGCGTCGCGTGGAAGTATGTCAACCCCTATGCCGACATGCCGGACTTCTGCTGCGACCAGGATGTGGTCTATGACAAGGGCCGCGACATGATCCTCTGGTACCGACAAGGCACGGGCCGACCCAACCGCTACCTGTTAAGCGGTTCCTTGGACGGTGGCGCGCACTGGTGCACCTATTCACTTAACGCCGCCAACTACTTCGGGAACCCTTGGGGAGCACAAGACTGGTTCGACTACCCGCATCTGGCCCTGAGCAATGACCACATTTACATCACCAGCAACATGTTCGACAATCCGGGGAACTTCCAGCGCATGATCCTTACAAAGATACCCCTGGACCCCCTTCGGTCGTGCGCTGGCTTCGGTTTCACTTGGTGGGCACGCAGTACAGGTTGGACATGGACGCCGGTCCAGGGGGCCACCGATGTCATGTATATCGGCGACCATACCGACACGGACACGTTCAACATTTGCTGGAACGTGGAGGCGGATAACCTTCTCTCCTGTGCTGACCGGGACATCGACGCCTGGACGTTTACCGATCGCGGTGACGCCTCATGTCCCGTCCCGGACGGCAACGACCCCTGTCTGCGGCTTGATGAGCGGATCAATGCAGGATGGCTGAAAGAGGATGAGGACCAAAACCGCCACCTGCTCGGCTTCTTCTGGACCGTGCAGGAGGGAGCAGGATTCCCCTTCCCGTATGTCAACGCCGCAGTGTTTGACCCGCAGACGCTCACCTATCTATCGAGGCCGCTCATTTGGAATCCTGATTTCGCCTGGTTCTACGCGGGGGCAGCGCCCAACGCCCGCGGCGACTTGGGTATCGCCACGTACCTAGCAGGCGGCGGGAACTACGTTCAAATGTATGTCGGCATTGAAGACGACTTCAACGGCGCGCCACCGGGCTGGGAAGTGGCCTTGGTGCGAGCCAGTAACGACGGCCCGGACCCCGACAACTGGGGCGACTACCTGCGCGTGCGGCCGCATAGCCCGGACGGCGTCACCTGGATTGCCGGTGGCCATACGCTCCAGGGCGGCGGGACCGGTGCATTCGTCGAGCCACGCTACGTCGTCTTCGGCCGCGAACGGGACCAAGACGGGTTGTTCCGCTTCTGGACCAAGTGATGTAGTAAGGACCGATCTTGCCAAGGGAGGAGTTAAGGTGGAGACGCCCAGCAGTATGACCCGTCAGGTGCGGCCGCTAAGACAGGTCGGCATAAATTCCGCGCCCGTTCTATCCTCCTCATCTAGTGTAGGGGCGACTTCATGTGATCGCCCTGGCGGGGTTGGGGGCAGTTACATAAGGCTGTCCCTACTCGGCTTTCTCGCCGTCTTTGTAGCTGCCGTGCTTTCCGTGCGAGGTCAAATCGCTCACGGCTCGGAGGAAATCTCGGAAGCACAGACCCCAGCATGTAATGCGCCTCCGAGGGCCGAGCCGCTGGCACCAGCCGAATCACTGCCCAACCCTGTAACCGAAAGCTCAGCCAGCGGAGAATCCGGTACAGGCAGCACCGGGCCTGGGACGATCACTGCTATACGACCGCCTGAGGGTTTGGAACCGCCAAACGCTGAGGAGCTGGCGCGTCGCGAAGCGATCTTAAAGGGGAGCAACCTTTCGCCGAGTTGGCCTCCCGAGAAGACACAGGCGGAACCCAGTCCACCCTCCGGCCCGTGGACAGCCCCCAAAGAGACACGCTAAGAGCGAGAGAATCGCTTGTCGATATTGTTCAAAGTGCTGGGTGGCCTCCCAAGGTGGGGCTGCGAGAGGAAGGGCTATATGCCGAGACCGATTCCACTGCACTTGGCGTGGGGCCTGACGATAGTAGGTGGGGTGTTGCTCTCCGGTTGTCTCACGACGCGTAGCCGCGTTTCTCAGATGACCCCACTGCCGCCGATAGGTACGCTGCAAACACGATCCATACCGTTGCCACCCACTGCTGCGGCGCAACCACCGCTCCACGCGGCCTACGGCAAACTGCCGTTGCAGTTTGAGCAGAACCAAGGACAGAGCGATGCCCAGGTGCAGTTCCTCGCTCGGGGGCACGGCTACGCCCTGTTTCTGACGCCGACCGAGATGGTACTGTCCTTGCGGACGGGAGGAAACGGAGAAACGGGAAGAGGAACTGGTGAAAGGGCGAAAGGGGGAAAGGGCGAAGAGGACAGACACAAGGGAAAACGATGGCCTACTCAGTCCTCAGCACTCAGTACTGAGACCGTGCGCTTGCAACTGGTCAACGCCAACCCGCAGCCGCGTATGGAAGGGCTGGCGGAATTACCGGGGAAAGTGAACTACTTCTTGGGTAACGACCCGAGCCAGTGGCGGACCAACGTCACCACCTACGCCAAGGTCAAGTATCACGACGTCTACCCGGGGGTGGATGTGGTGTACTACGGCAACCAAGAGGGCCGGTTAGAGCATGACTTCATCGTCGCGCCCGGCGCGGACCCGAGCGTGATCCAGTTCAGTATCCGCGACCAAGCGGGAGACGAGCTACCGCTGACGGCGGATGCCGCCGGCAATTTGTTGGTGCAAGTGGCCGACGTGATGCTACGGCTAGGCAAGCCGCTGGTGTATCAAGAGATTGCCGGAGTACGACGGGACGTGGTGGGCAGCTACGCGCGGCTCGGCACTCAGCCTTCAGCCCTCAGTTCTCAGTTCTCAGCACTCAGCACTGCTTCCGTGGGTTTCCAGCTCGCCGCCTACGACGCGACGAGACCATTGATCATCGATCCAGTATTAAGTTATTCCACCTACCTTGGTGGCGGTGGAGATGACATAGGCCAAAGTATTGCTGTGGACACCGCCGGCAATACGTACGTGACGGGGGAGACCGCTTCGAGCGACTTCCCGACCGTCAATCCCTGGCAGCCAGCGTCTGACGGCGTCGCCGATGTCTTTGTGGCGAAGTTAAGTGCCGACGGACAGACCTTGCTCTATTCCACCTATTTGGGGGGAAACGATCTCGATACTGCTACTGCCGTTTCCACAGATGAGAGTGGCCAGACCTACGTCGTAGGGTGGACCGATTCGACGGATTTCCCTACAGCGACCCCTGTGCAAGCCGCCAAGGCTGGAGATTCTGATGTTTTTGTGGCGAAACTGAGCGCGGATGGCACCATCCTCCTCTACTCCACGTATGTCGGAGGGAGCAGCGATGACGAGGCATATGCGCTAGCGGTAGACAGAAATGGCCAAGCGTATGTTACCGGGCTTACTGTATCCACGGACTTTCCGACGGTCATGCCCCTGCAAGCCGCTCAGGCTGGAGGGGCATGGGATGGCTTTGTAGTGAAGTTGAGCGCGGACGGCGCGACCTTGCTCTACTCCACCTACCTTGGTGGCGACGACTTTGACGACGGCCAAGGTATTGCCGTGGACACCGCCGGCAATGCGTACGTGACGGGAGAGACCGGTTCGAGCGACTTCCCGACCGTCAATCCCTGGCAGCCAGCGTCTGGTGGCCTCGGCGATGCCTTTGTGGCGAAGTTGAGCGCGGACGGCGCGATCTTGCTCTACTCCACCTACCTTGGTGGCGACGACTTTGACGACGGCATCGGCATTGCTGTGGACACTGCCGACAATGCGTATGTGACGGGGGGGACCGATTCGAGCGACTTCCCGACCGTCAATCCTTGGCAGCCGGCGTCTGGCGGCCTCGGCGATGCCTTCGCGGCGAAGCTGAGCGCGGATGGGATGACCTTACTCTACTCTACCTACTTGGGTGGCAGCAGTGACGATAGAACTTGGGGTATTGCGGCGGATGGAAGCGGCCAAGCCTATGTGACAGGGGAGACCTTGTCGACTGACTTCCCGACCGTCAATCCCTGGCAGCCGGCGTCTGGCGGCTACTACGATGGCTTTGTGGCGAAGTTGAGCGCGGACGGCGCGACCTTGCTCTACTCCACCTACCTTGGTGGCGGCGACTTTGACGACGGCTACGGCATTGCCGTGGACACCGCTGGCACTGCGTACGTGGCTGGGGTCACTTATTCGACGGACTTTCCCACGGCCATGCCGTTTCAGGCGGTCCTCGCCCGGAGTGCTGACGCCTTCGTAACGAAGCTGGACCTAGCGCAGCTCGATGCTAACGATGACGGAGATGGGATTCCTGTTCTGCGAGATAATTGTCCCGAGGTGGCCAATCCCACCCAGACCGACGCCGATGGCGATGGTATCGGTGACGCTTGTGACGTGGACGACGATAACGATGGGATTCCAGATGAGACCGACACCTGCATTACGGTGTGGAACCCCCATGAGCAAGACACCGATGGTGACGGAGATGGCGTAGCCGATGCCTGCGACAATTGTCCCAGCGTGGCGAATGACGATCAATTAGACGCCAACCGCAATGGGAAAGGCGATGTCTGCGACGTCGATCGCGATCTTGACGAACCCAAAAAGCCCAGTAGGAAAAAGCCTAAACCTTCCGACCCGGCCGTAACCGATAGCGATGGGGACGGGTTGACCGACGCGGTGGAAGACGCGCGTGGGCTCTTGCGTAACAATCCCGACAGCGATGGGGATGGGGTGATAGATGGAGCCGATAACTGTCCGCTACCGGGGTTTGCCAATGCCGATCAGCGGGACACCGACCATGACACGCTGGGAGATGCCTGTGACGGAGATGACGACGGTGACTTCGTTCCCGACTCCACCGATAACTGCTCGGTAATTAGCAACACTGCCCAAAGAAATATGGATGGCGACGCGAAGGGCGACGCCTGCGACGACGATGCCGATGGGGACGCTTTCCTGGCGACCGCTGCAGGTGGGGATGACTGTAACGATCTGGCCGCGACGGTGCATCCTGGCGCGCGAGAGATTCCCGGCAATAATCGCGATGACGATTGCGACGCGAGCACGGTGGATCGGGTGTTGATGCTGGCGATCGATCTGCTTGACCCGGACGATCCCGCTGCGACCTACGAGACGTGGTTGCCGACGGAGGGTCGCAAAGCAGAGCTGCGGGCGCGGGTCGTGGACGGGCAAGGTCAACTGGTTGGGACTCCCACCGTGAGGCTGGCTCTCGTCAGCATCAGTGACCTCCCGGGACAATACACCAACGACGCCAGCCCGTATCTAAGTGTGGACTATGAAGTGGAGCAGAACACCGGCAATTGGCTGGTCGTGCAAGCACGAGACTTTGGCGGCGTCGTCACG includes:
- a CDS encoding thrombospondin type 3 repeat-containing protein, which produces MDAYGSALFPRFSQAMRVLGMAGVVVAIVGGLPLPSSSALIAVNTMNDELNADGDCSLREAIRSANLDSAVDGCLAGNGDDAISLPGGLYRLALAGSGEDAAATGDLDITANLSLLGANADVTIVDGGGLDRVFQVLPGATVLIDSVTVTNGNGGGGAGGGVLNAGTLDLTNSRVTGNTAGLPGGGGIWSGGSVVQAASLTLLQTTVSENAANGDGGGIHNAAFSALTLEKSTVNGNSATSAGSSRGGGIYNAGSSMTLTNSTVSGNVLPGASGVSGGGIASSSAIADVLNVTITRNSVGSAVGEGGGLYAAATVHFANTLIAGNTGAVSPDCTGTLVSQGFNLVGDNTRCAFPLDTGDQVGTGGSPIDPKLGPLSPNGGRTWTHPLLPGSPAMDAGDNSACPTEDQRGVARPSDGDGNSTAICDIGAYEFVPALAITVGTAVDDVNPGDGQTSLREAITSANSVAGTDPVTITFGTGLSGQTIELVGSALPNLTRGNIIINGDLDGDNVPDVTLDGSMLPAGASGITSVSSNNTINGLRIQNMPNIGVFVFRASASVDPLANTAISNNVIGGGSLPILVQAGSASLPGNITNTRVTNNTVSGAAFHGITLHTRFPGAAIDATRVAQNMVMNNSQVGVYVLANGTDPASFITHTTITDNQVSNNGFDGILAQSFGGKGNLMTGLTIEGNDVHDNGKVLGGSGISVEAGVCGGQQHTLDAVIARNTLARNGVAGSATTGIVAIGGFDSSGCPGSPPLAAQNRLTVTITQNTLVDERGSSLSVVGGQTGASNNTVAATITNNAIHSSGFNGISILGGVGFFDSFAGEATQNTVTATVSDNDVADSAKIGLEIDGGIFGADDNIVEAAVERNALTGSKNLFGVGGILVEGGAGNALSGASTNTVTAQFTDNFVTDNKGVGVDILGGSTNANSNVVDITLEQNMIAGNVVSSGTAGIVAIAGLFSSSNNEATVRIRKGSNSAGNTVRNNTGHGMSGTAGQDNSSNNVLTWEVEGNTVEGNQGIGIVALGGLGAFGEPTGASMNNTLNATITGNLVRRHPGNGLSIQGGIASVNGRANTSADNNRIDVTISQNTVDTSGVGIFMTGGSVGEANANTVDAQIQNNTICGNEVGDVRVDGAFIGNHFFPPNTGTGNRVSGAIDNNTVTFVTVADGIAGNTADPSQIDNSECPGDYDEDGVLNELDRCPGTGVSAMVDANGCTPAQLDEDNDGVAIANDNCPLTANPDQHDIDFDGRGDACDDDSDNDGIPDGADGCAQGWSPGGISSDFDGDGIGDDCDNCLTVVNPLQEDTDSNGRGDVCELDSDLEEEKKPKKSKTKPIDPAVTDSDSDGLTDAREILLNTDPLKADSDGDGRSDGADNCPQLANPTQDNSDNDAFGDVCDGDDDNDGVADAVDSCPLNANPGQADLDGDGKGDVCDTDADGDGFAAVSAGGLDCDDRAAGTHPGAKEIPGNGRDDDCTATTLDRPIELLVSVEDPLDTSVTADTWLPNEGRMARMIAQVVGTPGGTPSPVFSLQLASTNLPGRYTNDTSTDTSPDYEVVSNVGNQALVRAHDFGGTLTVQARADVTLPDGTRVILEKVLTLPTDTDHDGLPDAWEDQFGGLSPSDDTDLSNGNTFVGDGLTAVEEYRGFLWGPTLVKVGPDSLYQTPVYVPQGSPVHFRSSPFRKDVFLKFSGYRDPLPFALGTAFIDDAHLDVHVVDAALMPGELHIDVLPVVNNVMGTYQGANGHINKRGVRDWIWDTKGASSEGTATQYGEPITYQIPAEFYFTDRPYADTGVLGILEPLSTAGVEDKNDNGQLDVLLGAKEDANKNGLLDGDRVVQGSFTQALSPLDVDNDGLVELPVVADPAGIDPRFEYTRAHVLMHTVTHEVGHALGIAHNSDAACLMFEQTPNWSRAGCLSLDSKARIQVHND